A window from Gemmatimonadota bacterium encodes these proteins:
- the chrA gene encoding chromate efflux transporter, with the protein MWELFWRFLALGCISFGGPVAHLGYFRTAFVERLKWLDEASYGRLVALSQFLPGPSSSQVGFAIGYQRAGVAGGVAVFLGFTLPSFMLLYLLAIAGSSVTDTVWFGGFVKGLKLLAVVVVADAVLGMYATFCRRRLTGALCILTASALLVAPSMATQFAVLAAGALVGWRFLRAPEASPGGRLRFSWLPLTLFFLLLIGLPLLASLSPDLDLLSRFYQAGSVVFGGGHVVLPLLQQTVGDALPIDRFLLGYAAAQAIPGPMFAMSAFLGAGMNPDHALVGALIAVLGIFLPGFLLILSFHDTWETLARKPDAAGAVAGVNASVVGLLLAALYQPVFVNAVFSSLDLALAIIGFFLLRVLRLPILALVAFFAAAGVLAAVLG; encoded by the coding sequence ATGTGGGAACTCTTCTGGCGATTCCTGGCCCTGGGATGCATCAGCTTCGGCGGTCCCGTCGCCCACCTGGGATACTTCCGGACCGCCTTCGTGGAACGGTTGAAGTGGCTTGACGAAGCCTCCTACGGCCGGCTCGTGGCCCTGAGCCAATTCCTTCCCGGACCCTCTTCCAGCCAGGTCGGCTTTGCCATCGGATACCAGCGGGCGGGCGTCGCCGGCGGCGTCGCCGTGTTCCTGGGGTTCACGCTGCCGTCCTTCATGCTCCTGTACCTGCTTGCCATCGCCGGGAGCTCGGTGACGGACACGGTCTGGTTCGGCGGGTTCGTCAAGGGATTGAAACTGCTGGCCGTGGTCGTGGTCGCAGACGCCGTACTGGGCATGTACGCCACCTTCTGCAGACGCCGACTCACCGGGGCACTGTGCATTCTGACCGCGTCGGCCCTGCTGGTCGCCCCTTCGATGGCGACCCAGTTCGCGGTCCTGGCGGCAGGCGCGCTGGTCGGCTGGCGTTTTCTGCGCGCGCCGGAGGCATCGCCCGGAGGCCGGCTCCGATTCTCCTGGCTGCCGCTGACGCTCTTCTTCCTGCTCCTCATCGGCCTTCCGCTGCTGGCAAGCCTGTCGCCGGACCTCGATCTGCTCTCCCGGTTCTACCAGGCCGGCAGCGTGGTATTCGGCGGCGGACACGTCGTTTTGCCGCTGCTCCAGCAGACCGTGGGCGACGCGCTGCCCATCGATCGTTTCCTGCTCGGTTACGCCGCCGCCCAGGCCATTCCGGGCCCCATGTTCGCCATGTCGGCGTTCCTGGGCGCCGGAATGAACCCGGATCATGCACTGGTTGGCGCGTTGATCGCGGTCCTCGGCATTTTCCTTCCGGGATTCCTGTTGATCCTGTCCTTCCACGACACCTGGGAGACCCTGGCGCGAAAGCCGGACGCCGCGGGCGCGGTGGCGGGTGTCAACGCGTCGGTGGTCGGACTCCTGCTGGCGGCGCTCTACCAGCCCGTGTTCGTCAATGCCGTCTTTTCGTCCCTGGATCTCGCCCTCGCCATCATCGGGTTTTTCCTGCTCAGGGTGTTGCGCCTGCCGATCCTGGCGCTGGTCGCGTTCTTTGCCGCGGCGGGGGTGCTGGCAGCCGTCCTGGGGTGA
- a CDS encoding mandelate racemase/muconate lactonizing enzyme family protein, whose translation MMKVSNVEAFAVRIPREAGQELRERGPGAPSAYFIPENRHAFKSDSHETLVVRITTEEGLVGYGEGQSPILPDTTRTIVEDLCRPVLIGADPFDVEFLWQKLFDGMRERGHPTGFYVDALAACDIALWDLKGKALDLPVHKLLGGRFRDRVEIYSGCAGRDPASAADRAERLVGAGYRGLKLSPSRDRAGTVTFARAVRERVGPDISVMVDVHTEFDVAEAIRLGRELEALDVYWLEAPTLPEDLAGHAAVTRALDMHVANGEWYRTRFEMKEAFDRRTCDVVMPDIGRTGLTEGKRIAVLAETYNIPVSPHIGGGGVLATAATIQLSAAIPNFLVMEHGHESFPTRCRYALKAPQPTDGAFPVTDDPGLGVRIDDEALERFSRPA comes from the coding sequence ATGATGAAAGTATCGAACGTCGAAGCTTTCGCGGTACGAATCCCGAGAGAAGCCGGCCAGGAATTGCGTGAACGCGGCCCCGGTGCGCCTTCCGCCTATTTCATCCCGGAAAACAGGCACGCCTTCAAGTCCGACAGTCACGAAACCCTGGTGGTGCGCATAACGACCGAAGAGGGCCTGGTCGGTTACGGCGAAGGGCAAAGTCCCATCTTGCCGGATACGACGCGGACCATCGTGGAAGACCTGTGCCGTCCCGTTCTTATCGGCGCGGATCCCTTCGACGTGGAATTCCTGTGGCAAAAACTCTTCGACGGCATGCGGGAAAGGGGACATCCGACCGGCTTCTACGTCGACGCCCTCGCCGCGTGCGACATCGCCCTGTGGGACCTGAAAGGAAAGGCGCTGGACCTGCCGGTCCATAAACTGCTCGGAGGTAGGTTCCGGGACCGGGTCGAAATTTACTCCGGATGCGCCGGCCGCGACCCCGCCTCCGCGGCGGACCGGGCCGAAAGACTCGTGGGCGCGGGCTACCGCGGATTGAAACTGTCCCCGTCAAGGGACCGCGCCGGTACCGTCACCTTTGCCAGGGCCGTCCGCGAGCGCGTCGGTCCGGACATCTCCGTCATGGTGGACGTGCATACCGAATTCGACGTGGCCGAGGCGATCAGGCTGGGCCGGGAACTGGAAGCGCTGGACGTCTACTGGCTGGAGGCGCCGACCCTGCCCGAGGACCTGGCGGGTCACGCGGCCGTGACCCGGGCGCTGGACATGCACGTCGCCAACGGTGAGTGGTACCGCACCCGGTTCGAGATGAAGGAAGCTTTCGACCGGAGGACCTGCGACGTGGTGATGCCGGATATCGGGCGTACGGGGCTGACCGAGGGGAAACGCATCGCCGTGCTCGCGGAGACCTACAACATCCCCGTGTCACCCCACATAGGGGGCGGCGGGGTGCTTGCCACCGCCGCGACCATCCAGCTGTCCGCGGCCATCCCCAACTTCCTGGTCATGGAACACGGCCACGAATCCTTTCCCACGCGGTGCCGCTACGCGCTAAAAGCCCCGCAACCAACCGATGGCGCGTTTCCGGTGACGGACGATCCCGGCCTGGGCGTCCGGATCGACGATGAAGCACTGGAACGGTTTTCCCGTCCCGCATAG
- a CDS encoding pyruvate, phosphate dikinase — protein sequence MAKQVYYFGGGKADGSADFRELLGGKGANLAEMSHLGIPVPAGFTISTEICTYFYDHGHRYPAELDEQIQQAMAQVESVMDAGFGSAENPLLVSVRSGSRSSMPGMMDTILNLGLNDATVEGLIAQSGDERFAYDSYRRFVQMYGDVVMGVRPADDEEHDPFEALLERRKARAGVTEDMDLGAADFKALVDEFKAEINARTSADFPDDPREQLWGAIGAVFGSWNNERAVVYRKLNDIPDEWGTAVNVQAMVYGNMGDDCATGVAFSRDPATGEKRFYGEYLINAQGEDVVAGIRTPRPIEQLEGEMPDAYHQLVSICDTLESHYKDMQDIEFTIQRGKLWMLQCRVGKRTGFSAITIAVDMVREGLIDEQEALRRVEPDQLDQLLRPVFDVEEKRRAEHEGRVLARGLNAGPGAASGKVVFNATDAESWADRGEQVILVRIETSPEDIRGMNAAVGILTARGGMTSHAALVARQMGKVCVAGCGELDIDYAARQMRVGEQVIAEGDYISIDGSTGEVMAGAIPTIPSEVLQVLLQQSMSSENSEVYQRYESLMAWADRNRRLKVRTNADQPDQSATARAFGAEGIGLCRTEHMFFEEDRIDSVREMILADDEAGRRKALARLLPIQRSDFIGIFEVMDGYPVTIRTLDPPLHEFLPHEAEAIAQLAAQTGVPVERYQRKLEDLREANPMLGHRGCRLGIAYPEITEMQARAIFEAASDCVKRGIKAIPEIMIPLVGHINELRLQAEVVRRTAREVQSETGVEVDYQIGTMIELPRAALTAHEIAEEAEFFSFGTNDLTQTTFGLSRDDARFIPDYLHAEIWPEDPFVSIDGSGVGELVKIGVERGRATRDGMKVGICGEHGGDPASVEFCHGVDLDYVSCSPYRVPIACLAAARAALSDQAP from the coding sequence ATGGCGAAACAGGTATACTACTTTGGCGGCGGCAAGGCGGATGGATCCGCGGACTTTCGGGAGCTTCTGGGCGGCAAGGGCGCTAATCTGGCCGAGATGAGCCACCTCGGCATTCCCGTGCCCGCGGGCTTCACCATCTCAACGGAGATATGCACCTATTTCTATGACCACGGCCACCGGTACCCTGCGGAACTGGACGAACAGATCCAACAGGCGATGGCGCAGGTTGAAAGCGTCATGGACGCCGGTTTCGGCAGTGCGGAAAACCCGCTGCTGGTTTCCGTCCGGTCCGGGTCCCGTTCCTCCATGCCCGGCATGATGGACACCATTCTTAATCTCGGCCTGAACGATGCCACCGTCGAGGGACTGATCGCACAGTCGGGTGACGAACGCTTCGCCTACGACAGCTACCGGCGATTCGTACAGATGTACGGCGACGTGGTCATGGGCGTGCGTCCGGCAGACGATGAGGAGCACGATCCCTTCGAGGCGTTATTGGAACGCAGGAAGGCCCGCGCCGGCGTCACGGAGGACATGGATCTCGGGGCCGCCGACTTCAAGGCGCTGGTCGACGAGTTCAAGGCCGAGATCAATGCCCGCACGAGCGCCGACTTTCCAGACGATCCCCGCGAGCAGCTCTGGGGCGCTATCGGGGCCGTGTTCGGCTCGTGGAACAACGAACGGGCCGTGGTGTACCGGAAGTTGAACGACATTCCTGATGAATGGGGCACCGCCGTCAACGTGCAGGCCATGGTCTACGGCAACATGGGCGACGACTGCGCCACGGGGGTCGCCTTCAGCCGCGATCCCGCGACCGGCGAGAAGCGGTTCTACGGCGAATACCTCATCAACGCCCAGGGCGAGGACGTCGTGGCGGGCATTCGCACCCCCCGGCCCATCGAGCAGCTCGAGGGCGAAATGCCGGACGCCTATCATCAACTGGTAAGCATCTGCGACACGCTGGAATCCCATTACAAAGACATGCAGGATATAGAATTCACCATCCAGCGCGGCAAACTGTGGATGCTGCAGTGCCGTGTCGGGAAGCGTACCGGTTTCTCCGCGATCACGATCGCGGTGGACATGGTCAGGGAAGGGCTGATCGACGAGCAGGAAGCCCTGCGGCGTGTGGAACCCGACCAGCTCGACCAGCTGCTGCGCCCCGTATTCGACGTGGAGGAAAAGCGCCGCGCGGAGCACGAGGGGCGGGTGCTGGCCCGGGGCCTCAACGCCGGTCCGGGTGCGGCGTCGGGCAAAGTGGTGTTCAACGCCACCGATGCCGAGTCCTGGGCGGACCGCGGCGAACAGGTGATCCTGGTCCGCATCGAGACGTCGCCCGAAGACATACGCGGCATGAACGCCGCGGTGGGCATCCTGACCGCCCGGGGCGGCATGACGAGCCACGCGGCCCTGGTCGCCCGCCAGATGGGCAAGGTCTGCGTCGCCGGCTGCGGAGAACTGGATATAGACTACGCCGCCCGCCAGATGCGCGTCGGCGAGCAGGTCATCGCCGAAGGGGACTATATTTCCATCGACGGATCCACCGGGGAGGTCATGGCCGGCGCCATTCCGACCATTCCCTCCGAAGTGCTGCAGGTCCTGTTGCAGCAATCCATGTCGTCCGAGAACTCGGAGGTCTATCAGCGGTACGAAAGCCTGATGGCCTGGGCTGACCGGAACCGACGGCTTAAGGTGCGGACCAACGCGGACCAGCCCGATCAGTCGGCCACCGCGCGCGCCTTCGGCGCCGAGGGCATCGGCCTCTGCCGGACGGAGCACATGTTCTTCGAGGAAGACCGGATCGATTCGGTCCGTGAGATGATCCTGGCCGATGACGAAGCCGGCCGCAGGAAGGCGCTGGCCAGGCTGCTTCCGATCCAGAGAAGTGATTTCATCGGAATATTCGAAGTCATGGACGGTTACCCCGTCACGATCCGCACGCTCGACCCTCCCCTCCACGAATTCCTGCCCCACGAGGCCGAGGCCATCGCGCAACTCGCCGCGCAGACCGGCGTGCCGGTGGAGCGTTACCAGCGCAAGCTGGAGGACCTGCGGGAGGCCAATCCCATGCTCGGACACCGTGGGTGCAGGCTCGGTATCGCCTACCCCGAGATCACCGAGATGCAGGCCCGGGCGATTTTCGAAGCCGCGAGCGACTGCGTGAAACGCGGCATCAAGGCCATTCCGGAGATCATGATCCCCCTGGTCGGCCACATCAACGAACTGCGCCTGCAGGCCGAGGTCGTCCGCCGGACGGCCCGGGAAGTGCAGTCGGAGACCGGCGTGGAGGTGGACTACCAGATCGGTACCATGATCGAACTGCCGCGGGCGGCGCTGACCGCCCACGAGATCGCGGAGGAAGCGGAGTTCTTCTCCTTCGGGACGAACGACCTGACGCAGACGACCTTCGGACTCTCTCGCGACGACGCGAGGTTCATCCCCGACTACCTGCATGCCGAGATATGGCCGGAAGACCCCTTCGTGAGCATTGACGGCAGCGGCGTCGGAGAACTCGTGAAAATCGGCGTCGAGCGCGGCCGCGCCACGCGGGACGGCATGAAGGTGGGCATCTGCGGCGAACACGGCGGCGATCCCGCCTCGGTCGAATTCTGCCACGGCGTGGACCTGGACTACGTCAGCTGCTCCCCGTACCGCGTGCCCATCGCCTGCCTGGCCGCGGCCCGGGCGGCGCTGTCCGACCAGGCACCCTGA
- a CDS encoding lipopolysaccharide biosynthesis protein, whose product MFQGLKRLTTHSAIYGLSDVLGRSMAYLLVPVYTHVMPVEEFGYYGLVYTFIALTNVVFLYGMDSAFLRYYVLEEDRKRDTLSTGYLTMLFTSAGLAVIIVLFSARIAPLISVSASLTSYVQLAAAVLALDALNAIPFARLRGEGKAATFASLKLMKVMIELGGNCYLVVVLDMGLQGILISNIAGSGIVFLILAGITLRHMSFSWSRGTMGRLLRFGLPYVPAGACIIIIETIDRLMLERMAGTETLGIYHAARKLGVGMLVFVTMFRQAWQPFFLETSREENPRPLFARVLTYFLAIAGSVFLSLSFLIDDLVRISIGGYTLIEASYWEGIAVVPILLAAYVLYGIYVNLTVGVYLEKKTILLPFITAASALVCILTNLWLIPEYGMYGAATASAAAYAVMVAGLYVVGRRYYPIPYEYIRLLKVVFACGLLFTVRELTEIAWIGEIAWPGEIALVAAYPVVLWAMRFFNAGEMAFAKRYLRLRGS is encoded by the coding sequence ATGTTCCAAGGCCTCAAAAGACTCACCACCCATTCGGCGATCTACGGTCTCAGCGACGTGCTGGGCAGGTCCATGGCCTACCTGCTGGTACCGGTGTATACCCATGTCATGCCCGTAGAGGAGTTCGGCTACTACGGGCTCGTATATACCTTCATCGCGCTGACGAACGTCGTCTTCCTCTACGGCATGGATTCGGCCTTTCTCAGGTATTACGTGCTCGAGGAGGACCGCAAGCGGGATACGCTGAGCACCGGCTATCTCACCATGCTGTTCACGTCGGCCGGGCTCGCCGTGATCATCGTCCTGTTCTCCGCCCGGATCGCGCCCCTTATCTCCGTATCCGCTTCCCTGACTTCGTACGTCCAGCTGGCCGCCGCCGTCCTGGCGCTGGATGCCCTGAACGCCATCCCTTTCGCGCGGCTCCGGGGAGAGGGCAAGGCTGCGACGTTCGCCTCCCTCAAGCTGATGAAGGTGATGATCGAACTGGGCGGAAACTGCTACCTCGTCGTCGTGCTCGACATGGGACTGCAGGGCATTCTGATCAGCAACATCGCGGGGTCCGGGATAGTTTTCCTCATCCTGGCGGGCATTACCCTGCGACACATGTCCTTCTCCTGGTCCCGCGGAACGATGGGGCGGCTCTTGAGATTCGGACTACCCTACGTGCCCGCCGGCGCCTGCATCATCATCATCGAAACCATCGACCGGCTGATGTTGGAACGGATGGCTGGCACGGAGACCCTCGGCATCTACCATGCGGCCCGCAAGCTGGGCGTCGGCATGCTCGTTTTCGTCACCATGTTCAGGCAGGCCTGGCAGCCTTTCTTCCTGGAGACCTCCAGGGAGGAGAACCCCAGACCGCTGTTCGCCCGCGTGCTGACCTACTTCCTGGCCATTGCGGGCAGCGTCTTCCTGTCCCTTTCCTTCCTCATCGACGACCTGGTCCGCATCTCCATCGGTGGCTATACCCTGATCGAGGCGTCATACTGGGAAGGGATCGCCGTGGTACCGATCCTGCTCGCGGCTTACGTGCTGTATGGGATATACGTCAACCTCACCGTGGGCGTCTACCTGGAGAAGAAGACCATCCTGCTCCCCTTCATCACGGCCGCGTCGGCCCTGGTCTGCATCCTGACGAACCTCTGGCTCATCCCGGAATACGGCATGTACGGGGCGGCCACGGCCTCGGCGGCCGCCTACGCGGTGATGGTGGCCGGGTTGTATGTCGTGGGCCGGAGGTACTACCCGATACCCTACGAATACATCCGGCTGCTCAAGGTAGTCTTCGCGTGTGGATTGTTGTTTACGGTGCGCGAACTCACCGAAATCGCCTGGATCGGGGAGATCGCCTGGCCCGGGGAGATCGCCCTGGTCGCGGCCTACCCTGTGGTGTTGTGGGCGATGAGATTCTTCAACGCCGGAGAAATGGCGTTCGCGAAACGATACCTGCGCCTTCGCGGATCGTGA
- a CDS encoding RtcB family protein, giving the protein MKRACSLPVALAAALMPDAHVGYGLPIGGVLATDNAVIPYAVGVDIACRMKMTVLDLPLGTLRHDRGTDRLKKAISAETRFGVGASFKKRRNHPVLDRNWSVSPVTRKARDKAWSQLGTSGSGNHFVEFGELTLNEQLKGLDTGTYLALLSHSGSRGTGAMVASHYSRLAMSLRPELSKEQRHLAWLGLDTEPGQEYWAAMELMGRYAEANHACIHRHMAGHLGAEVLLDLENHHNFAWKKSITVSGQRGQHSQRGRSSQHGQLGRSPDRKAIVHRKGATPAGPGVLGIIPGSMASPAFVVRGKGNRDAMNSAAHGAGRVMSRKRAIRSLNWQDANRLLREKGVTLMSAGLDEVPFVYKNIEAVMAAQTDLVEVVARFEPRLVKMAPAGERPED; this is encoded by the coding sequence ATGAAGCGGGCCTGTTCCCTGCCCGTAGCCCTTGCCGCCGCGCTGATGCCGGACGCCCACGTGGGTTACGGCCTGCCCATCGGCGGCGTGCTGGCCACGGACAACGCGGTGATACCCTATGCCGTGGGCGTCGACATCGCCTGCAGGATGAAAATGACCGTCCTGGACCTGCCACTGGGCACGCTACGGCACGACCGGGGAACGGACCGCCTGAAGAAGGCCATCTCGGCGGAGACGCGCTTCGGCGTAGGGGCCAGTTTCAAGAAACGCCGGAACCACCCGGTCCTCGACCGGAACTGGTCCGTCTCCCCCGTGACCCGGAAGGCCAGGGACAAGGCCTGGAGCCAGCTGGGCACCAGCGGGAGCGGCAACCATTTCGTCGAATTCGGCGAGCTGACGCTGAACGAGCAGTTGAAGGGACTCGATACCGGCACCTACCTCGCCCTGCTTTCCCACAGCGGAAGCCGCGGGACCGGCGCCATGGTCGCCTCCCATTACAGCAGGCTGGCCATGTCCCTGCGCCCCGAACTGTCCAAAGAACAACGGCACCTGGCCTGGCTGGGCCTGGACACCGAGCCGGGACAGGAATACTGGGCGGCCATGGAGCTCATGGGCCGCTACGCGGAGGCCAACCACGCCTGCATACACCGTCACATGGCCGGCCACCTCGGGGCGGAAGTGTTGCTGGACCTGGAGAATCACCACAATTTCGCGTGGAAAAAGAGCATTACCGTCTCCGGCCAGCGCGGCCAGCATAGCCAGCGAGGTCGTTCCAGCCAGCATGGCCAACTTGGTCGTAGTCCGGACCGGAAAGCGATCGTACACCGCAAGGGCGCCACGCCGGCAGGCCCGGGCGTGCTGGGCATCATTCCCGGCTCGATGGCGAGCCCGGCCTTCGTGGTCCGCGGGAAGGGAAACCGGGACGCCATGAACTCCGCCGCCCACGGCGCCGGCCGCGTTATGAGCCGGAAACGGGCGATCCGGAGCCTGAACTGGCAGGACGCCAACCGGCTGCTCCGGGAGAAAGGCGTCACGCTCATGTCTGCCGGTCTCGACGAAGTCCCCTTCGTATACAAGAATATCGAAGCAGTGATGGCGGCGCAGACCGACCTGGTGGAGGTGGTGGCCCGCTTCGAACCCAGGCTGGTGAAGATGGCGCCGGCCGGCGAGCGACCGGAGGATTGA
- the rlmB gene encoding 23S rRNA (guanosine(2251)-2'-O)-methyltransferase RlmB has product MSEVTEFIYGRNPVRAALQAGRSLNRIYIAEGVARQDVADILELARKRGVVFQFTERRRLDRLTDGRHQGVVATVAGHQYAEMADILVSVRRSESPPFLVLLDGIQDPHNLGAVIRTADAVRVDGVVIPRRNAAGLTAAAVKASAGASAHVPVARVANMNHVMQALREAGVWLVGLAADGPTLFSKMDYTVPVALVIGGEGKGLRPLVRRNCDEVVRLPVAGHVDSLNASVASALVLYEVFRQRRDTEDG; this is encoded by the coding sequence ATGTCGGAAGTCACGGAATTCATCTACGGAAGGAACCCGGTCCGGGCGGCCCTGCAGGCGGGCCGGAGCCTCAACCGGATCTACATCGCCGAAGGGGTTGCGCGCCAGGACGTGGCCGACATCCTGGAACTCGCCCGGAAGCGGGGCGTCGTGTTCCAGTTCACCGAACGCCGCCGGCTGGACCGTCTGACCGATGGCAGGCACCAGGGTGTCGTCGCCACGGTGGCCGGCCACCAGTACGCCGAAATGGCGGATATCCTGGTCTCGGTCCGCCGGTCCGAATCTCCTCCCTTCCTCGTCCTGCTGGACGGCATACAGGATCCCCACAACCTGGGCGCCGTCATTCGCACCGCGGACGCGGTCCGTGTCGACGGTGTCGTGATTCCCCGTCGAAATGCGGCGGGATTGACCGCCGCCGCGGTCAAGGCTTCCGCCGGGGCCAGCGCGCACGTGCCGGTCGCGCGGGTGGCGAACATGAACCACGTCATGCAGGCGCTTCGTGAAGCGGGCGTCTGGCTTGTGGGCCTCGCGGCGGACGGACCTACGCTTTTCAGTAAAATGGACTATACCGTCCCCGTGGCGCTCGTCATAGGCGGCGAGGGCAAAGGACTGAGGCCCCTGGTCCGGCGCAACTGCGACGAGGTGGTGCGGCTCCCGGTCGCCGGGCACGTGGATTCGCTCAACGCGTCCGTGGCGTCGGCCCTCGTGTTGTATGAGGTCTTTCGCCAGCGCCGGGATACAGAAGACGGGTAA
- a CDS encoding peptide ABC transporter substrate-binding protein, producing MGILHKDQSIIAGPVHVLSSYLIMRRIASFLFLLVFLTAPELSAQRVNSIGVELPEDAAPPERQRLRFFEMDGTYMEWFKTIYRRSPATNLISEPLVRQDHNYDLVPAAAKSWEATPDGNTWLFHLRSGMQWDDGRPFNAHDYVFTFRRGADPDNAYDFEWHYRIIKNWSDVVGRQLPVDSLGVEAIDDTTLAVHTEQPVPYLPFNLIMSWASPEHAVAKYGDEWATRAETHISSGPFKLTEWRKNEIIILDANPMYRGSMPPLLDQVIIRVFSQSAVPLMLSAYTAGEVDMILLTGQAALGRVKSDPVLSRELHSMVNFVTFYMTMDTYNPPFDDLRVRRAFAHSIDRTALMDSALKDVGVAAYSMLAPGFPGAKPEVFRDMLPYDPERARQLMAEAGYPDGKGFPQVDIWIRAHDYQSTRLPAEAIQAMIAEALNVRVGVRVIERKVFTDGLNNHEVTLALVAYSQDFPDPANLLGLWRSRGRHAWHDDTFERLIHEGNEFMGPPDERYAIYHAAERRLVEDVGGIFLWFPVEHRLWKPDFYSPTLQPNRLGMEVWSNLTWMNGYFRDTDRDAEDQPRSRGLWDWFKSALD from the coding sequence ATGGGGATATTACATAAGGATCAATCCATCATAGCTGGACCTGTTCATGTTTTGTCTTCGTACCTGATCATGCGACGAATCGCCTCATTCCTCTTTTTGCTCGTATTTCTCACCGCCCCGGAACTCTCCGCCCAGCGGGTCAACTCCATCGGCGTCGAGTTGCCTGAAGACGCAGCGCCGCCGGAGCGTCAGCGGCTGCGGTTCTTCGAGATGGACGGGACGTACATGGAGTGGTTCAAGACCATTTACAGGCGCAGCCCGGCCACCAACCTCATTTCCGAGCCGCTGGTCCGCCAGGACCATAACTACGACCTGGTTCCGGCCGCCGCAAAGTCCTGGGAGGCCACACCGGACGGCAATACGTGGCTCTTCCACCTGCGGTCCGGGATGCAGTGGGACGACGGCCGGCCCTTCAACGCCCATGACTACGTCTTTACCTTCCGCCGGGGGGCGGATCCGGACAATGCCTACGACTTCGAATGGCACTACCGTATCATCAAGAACTGGAGCGACGTGGTCGGCCGGCAGCTGCCCGTCGATTCGCTGGGCGTGGAAGCGATAGACGATACGACGCTGGCCGTCCATACCGAGCAACCCGTGCCCTACCTGCCCTTCAACCTCATCATGAGTTGGGCTTCGCCGGAGCACGCGGTGGCCAAATACGGTGACGAGTGGGCGACCCGGGCGGAGACCCATATTTCGTCCGGCCCGTTCAAGCTCACCGAATGGCGCAAGAACGAGATCATCATCCTGGACGCCAACCCGATGTACCGAGGTTCCATGCCGCCCCTTCTCGACCAGGTGATTATCCGGGTGTTCTCTCAGTCGGCCGTGCCGCTCATGCTTTCGGCTTATACGGCCGGCGAGGTGGATATGATCCTCCTGACCGGACAGGCAGCCCTGGGAAGGGTCAAGAGCGACCCGGTGCTCAGCCGCGAACTGCATTCCATGGTCAACTTCGTCACGTTCTACATGACCATGGACACGTACAATCCGCCTTTCGACGACCTCCGCGTCCGCAGAGCCTTCGCCCACTCCATCGACCGCACGGCCCTGATGGACTCCGCCCTGAAGGACGTGGGCGTGGCGGCCTACAGCATGCTGGCCCCCGGCTTCCCCGGCGCGAAACCGGAGGTCTTCCGCGATATGCTGCCCTACGATCCCGAACGGGCCAGGCAGTTGATGGCGGAGGCCGGATACCCCGACGGAAAGGGGTTTCCCCAGGTCGATATCTGGATCCGCGCCCACGACTACCAGTCCACCCGGTTGCCCGCGGAGGCCATCCAGGCGATGATCGCCGAAGCGCTGAATGTACGGGTCGGGGTCAGAGTCATCGAACGCAAGGTGTTCACCGACGGCCTAAACAACCACGAGGTGACGCTGGCCCTGGTGGCCTACAGCCAGGACTTCCCCGATCCGGCCAATCTGCTCGGGCTCTGGCGGTCCAGGGGGCGCCACGCCTGGCACGACGACACCTTCGAACGGCTGATTCACGAGGGCAACGAGTTCATGGGGCCACCCGATGAACGGTACGCCATTTACCATGCCGCCGAACGCAGGCTGGTGGAAGACGTGGGTGGCATCTTCCTCTGGTTTCCGGTGGAACACCGCCTGTGGAAACCCGATTTCTATAGCCCTACCCTTCAGCCCAACCGCCTCGGCATGGAGGTCTGGTCCAACCTGACCTGGATGAACGGGTATTTCAGGGATACGGATCGTGACGCGGAGGATCAGCCGCGCAGCCGCGGCCTCTGGGACTGGTTCAAGTCCGCCCTGGACTGA